Below is a genomic region from Acinetobacter tibetensis.
TTGATCAGTATATCTTATGCCTCACACTATTTTTACTTAATAGATAGAAGTGATAACGATGAAATCAATTACGGATAAGATCGCTTTACAACATTTAATTAATTCATATCTACAAGAAACAGGAAATGGACATTTGATTCCCGTGACCGAGCAATCACAACATTTACGTGAGCAGGGTCAGAGCAAGGTTTTGGTGTGTATTCCTTTGGATAGCATTGCTGGATATGTTTATGCACCGCTTGAATATATGAGTAAAGTGGGTCGGCATCGTTTGGCTGATTTACCATGGGTTGAGCAAGATAATCAAATTTTAAAAATTAGTGCTGTAAATTTGGCCGCCAATTTATTGGAAAATCTAACTATAAAAGAGAGTGAAAAACAGTTAGATAGCTCATCTTTACTGGAGTGCTGGATTCAAAGCCGTCGGGCATTACAACAGTTTTTAACTCATCGAAAAGATCAAATGGATGAAGTCATTGCGCCGAAGCAAAACTTTGTTCAAAGTGAGCAAGCACTTGTCCTTGGACATAGTATGCATCCTTCACCTAAAAGCCGTCAGGGTTTTGTACAAGATGATTGGAAGCGTTATTCGCCAGAAACTCAGACCGCTTTCAAAATGCATTTTTTATATGTGCATCCAGATTATGTCATTCATGATAATGCGCATAATTTATCGATTCCGAGCCAATTAAAACAAGATTTAGCAGCATACTTTAATACTTATCATCATGAAAAAATGGCGCAGCATCCTGATTACGCGTTGCTGCCGTTGCATCCGTGGCAGGCAAGATATTTAAAAGACAAAGACTGGTATCAGCAGTTGTTACATGAGGGAGCATTGATTGATTTTGGTGCTTTGGGCTGGGATGTTAAGGCGACGACATCAGTGCGAACTTTATATAGTGAGCAAGCACCTTGGATGTTTAAGGCTTCAATGACTGTGGCTGTGACCAATTCGATTCGTGTGAATCTCTATAAAGAGTGCCATCGCGGTTTATTGAGCTACCAATTATGGAATGATGACTGTCTTGCAGATTTTAGACAACGTAATCCACGATTACAGACCATCAGTGATCCCGCTTGGATTGCATTAAAAGTGAATGGTCAAGTTCTGGATGAAACCATCTGTATTCTAAGGGAAAACCCATTCAAGCAAAGTGATGATGTAACCTGTATTGCTTCGTTGTGCCAAGATCATCCGTTTGAATCTAAAAATCGTTTTAGTCAAATTTTTGCTGAAGTTTCAACGCAGACTGGACTGAGTCAAACAGATGTGGCTTTACAGTGGTTCGAGCGCTTTTTAGAAATTACAATTTTACCCCTTATGGAGTTGTACCATGAGTTTGGTATGGCATTTGAAGCCCATCAGCAAAATACACTGATTGAACTTGAAGATGGAATGCCAAAAAATGTTTGGTTTAGAGACAATCAAGGTTTTTATTATATTCAAGAATTAGCCAACGAAATTTTGGCACGTTTTCCGACCTTGGCGACAGAGGGTCAGGCAGTTTGCCCACAGGCTTTAGTGGATGAGCGTTTCCGATATTACTTTATTGGGAATACCTTATTTGGTTTGATTAATGCAATTGGTATAACGGGGGTAGTTCAAGAACAGCAACTGATTGAAAAATTACAATCTTATTTAACTCAAGCGTATCAAAAATATCCTGAAAGCCAACTGTTAAAGACAGTTTTACATCAAAGTACATTCCCTTATAAAGGTAATTTGATGACGCGCTTGTATGAATTGGACGAGCTACAAGCCGATATTTCTCAACAGTCGATTTATGTCAATTTAAAAAACCCACTGTATGTTGCCCAAACTGTAGTGGAGACTGAACATGCTTGATTTTATCGGTATTGGTTTAGGACCATTTAATTTAAGTTTGGCTGCATTGCTCAATCAACATGCTTCACTGAAATATCAATTTGTGGATAAGCGGCATGAGTTTGACTGGCATGCAGGCATACAGTTGCCGAATGCGATGATGCAAGTTCCCTTCATGGCAGACTTGGTTAGTTTGGTCGAACCGACCAGCCCCTATAGTTTTCTGAATTATTTAAAAGCCCATCAGCGTTTATATAAGTTTTATTTTCGGGAAAATATGTATATTCCACGGCAAGAATATAATCACTATTGCCAGTGGGTGGTCAAACAATTACGTAATTTACAGTTTGCAAGCCGCGTAACAGACATTGCACCTATTTCAGGTGGTTTTCAGGTGATTACTGAGCATAAAGGTCGTTTGTCGGTTCAACAAACCCAAAAGTTGGTCTTAGGTACAGGCACTATACCTAAGTTACCGCAACCGCTACAGCGGGTGGCTGAGCAGACACAGCAGTGTATACATTCATCAAATTATATCGATCAGTGTAAGGATCATTTATCAGGAAATGTAGTCCTGATTGGTTCAGGTCAGTCTGCCGCTGAGATATTCATAGATTTATTTGATAAGCAAATACATCCTGAAACGGGTAAATCACAATTTCATTTATATTGGCTGACGCGTTCGGCTGGGTTTTTCCCGATGGAAAATACGCCACTCGGTTTGGAAAGTTTTAGCCCAGACTATATGTCGTATTTTTATCACTTGCCTAAAAAACTCAAAGATACTTTA
It encodes:
- a CDS encoding IucA/IucC family protein → MKSITDKIALQHLINSYLQETGNGHLIPVTEQSQHLREQGQSKVLVCIPLDSIAGYVYAPLEYMSKVGRHRLADLPWVEQDNQILKISAVNLAANLLENLTIKESEKQLDSSSLLECWIQSRRALQQFLTHRKDQMDEVIAPKQNFVQSEQALVLGHSMHPSPKSRQGFVQDDWKRYSPETQTAFKMHFLYVHPDYVIHDNAHNLSIPSQLKQDLAAYFNTYHHEKMAQHPDYALLPLHPWQARYLKDKDWYQQLLHEGALIDFGALGWDVKATTSVRTLYSEQAPWMFKASMTVAVTNSIRVNLYKECHRGLLSYQLWNDDCLADFRQRNPRLQTISDPAWIALKVNGQVLDETICILRENPFKQSDDVTCIASLCQDHPFESKNRFSQIFAEVSTQTGLSQTDVALQWFERFLEITILPLMELYHEFGMAFEAHQQNTLIELEDGMPKNVWFRDNQGFYYIQELANEILARFPTLATEGQAVCPQALVDERFRYYFIGNTLFGLINAIGITGVVQEQQLIEKLQSYLTQAYQKYPESQLLKTVLHQSTFPYKGNLMTRLYELDELQADISQQSIYVNLKNPLYVAQTVVETEHA
- a CDS encoding lysine N(6)-hydroxylase/L-ornithine N(5)-oxygenase family protein, with the protein product MLDFIGIGLGPFNLSLAALLNQHASLKYQFVDKRHEFDWHAGIQLPNAMMQVPFMADLVSLVEPTSPYSFLNYLKAHQRLYKFYFRENMYIPRQEYNHYCQWVVKQLRNLQFASRVTDIAPISGGFQVITEHKGRLSVQQTQKLVLGTGTIPKLPQPLQRVAEQTQQCIHSSNYIDQCKDHLSGNVVLIGSGQSAAEIFIDLFDKQIHPETGKSQFHLYWLTRSAGFFPMENTPLGLESFSPDYMSYFYHLPKKLKDTLPVTQANLYKGISAKTIRDIYERLYQRSIGDAEIHVTIAGHHQLENAEIINGKSVQLKFFQTQKQQVLNLQASMVIAATGYQYPSLDFLTKLSRDIPLDGQNHWEINEHHQLNYQGEGKIYIQNTDLRHHGVGTPDLGLGAFRSAKIANQILGESYFNIEGRQSFQDFHYQESDRPFAKSAISKTHARTDVMSSQISRKAADHYPEYLMK